A portion of the Deltaproteobacteria bacterium genome contains these proteins:
- a CDS encoding cold-shock protein codes for MSKQTGTVKWFNDSKGYGFITPDSGGKDLFVHHSNIIAEGFKSLSEGQKVEFNIGQGPKGEHATEVVAVG; via the coding sequence ATGTCCAAACAGACCGGAACCGTTAAGTGGTTCAATGACAGCAAGGGGTACGGCTTTATTACCCCGGATAGTGGCGGAAAAGACCTTTTCGTCCACCATTCCAACATCATCGCGGAAGGGTTTAAGTCCCTCTCCGAAGGCCAAAAAGTCGAGTTCAATATCGGCCAAGGCCCCAAGGGCGAACACGCGACCGAAGTTGTTGCCGTCGGCTAA